A region of Pyxidicoccus parkwaysis DNA encodes the following proteins:
- a CDS encoding caspase family protein: MTAARSFAGRLALTLALMAALPAHAESRFALSVGHNVGLAADEPLRWAERDAERMDALFGQLGGVPEDRRILLRGEDPASVRLALARVRGRIEEARRLGERTLLFFFYSGHGDASALHLGGQTLPLAELRRLLADVPATVSVAVLDSCHSGAVVSGRVKGLSSAPAFDVSFVRQVGPEGRVFITSAGAHEVAQESDNLQGSYFTHHLLSGLRGAADVDGDSRVSLAEAYRHVYHRTLVGSHGSTAAVQHPELSSQLAGEGDLFLTALERSQARLELPPAVGDSVVLVEERTLQVMAEVEPRPDAPVQVALPAGRYRVQVRRGAQVLFGRVYLPWGERQRLQPESLEVRTLALHQRKGALMGSNDWRLQAGLGVGRAATPIGGWGPQAGLFRAVEEPGQLGPSFVGGVTLGVTRAFTQQLRLDQVELGAWSGVGVAGALGRVWTGAHAGVGVLGLFQRAKSLDSARRQLIDLPDTRLRAGAGAAVFAALSAELPLGARAGLFARLGGHVALTRQDGELRLSPVPTLLLGSTWGH; the protein is encoded by the coding sequence GTGACCGCGGCCAGGTCCTTCGCCGGAAGACTCGCGCTCACGCTGGCGCTGATGGCCGCGCTCCCCGCCCACGCGGAGAGCCGCTTCGCGCTCAGCGTGGGCCACAACGTGGGCCTCGCCGCCGACGAGCCACTGCGCTGGGCGGAGCGCGACGCGGAGCGCATGGATGCCCTCTTCGGCCAGCTCGGCGGCGTGCCCGAGGACCGCCGCATCCTCCTGCGTGGCGAGGACCCGGCCAGCGTGCGGCTCGCCCTGGCCCGGGTGCGAGGACGCATCGAGGAAGCACGGCGCCTGGGCGAGCGCACCCTGCTGTTCTTCTTCTACTCGGGCCACGGCGACGCGTCCGCGCTGCACCTCGGCGGACAGACCCTGCCCCTCGCCGAGTTGCGGCGCCTCCTCGCCGACGTGCCCGCCACCGTCTCCGTCGCCGTGCTCGACTCCTGCCACAGCGGCGCCGTGGTGAGCGGACGCGTGAAGGGCCTGTCCTCCGCTCCCGCCTTCGACGTGTCCTTCGTCCGTCAGGTCGGCCCCGAGGGCCGCGTGTTCATCACCTCCGCCGGAGCGCACGAGGTGGCCCAGGAGTCGGACAACCTCCAGGGTTCCTACTTCACGCACCACCTCCTCTCGGGCCTGCGTGGCGCAGCGGACGTGGACGGTGATTCACGGGTGAGCCTCGCGGAGGCCTACCGCCACGTCTACCACCGCACCCTCGTGGGCTCGCACGGCTCCACGGCGGCGGTGCAGCACCCGGAGCTCTCCAGCCAGCTCGCGGGTGAAGGAGATTTGTTCCTCACCGCGCTGGAGCGCTCCCAGGCACGACTGGAGTTGCCACCGGCCGTCGGGGACAGCGTGGTGCTGGTAGAGGAGCGCACCCTTCAAGTGATGGCCGAGGTGGAGCCGCGTCCGGACGCACCGGTGCAGGTGGCCCTGCCCGCCGGCCGCTACCGCGTGCAGGTCCGGCGCGGCGCACAGGTGCTCTTCGGCCGCGTGTACCTCCCGTGGGGCGAGCGCCAGCGCCTCCAGCCCGAGTCCCTCGAGGTGCGCACGCTGGCCCTGCACCAACGCAAGGGTGCGCTCATGGGAAGCAATGACTGGAGGCTGCAGGCCGGTCTCGGCGTGGGCCGCGCAGCCACGCCTATCGGCGGCTGGGGCCCGCAGGCCGGCCTGTTCCGCGCCGTCGAGGAACCCGGCCAGCTCGGGCCCTCCTTCGTCGGAGGCGTCACGCTCGGCGTCACCCGTGCCTTCACGCAACAGCTCCGGCTGGACCAGGTGGAGCTCGGCGCGTGGAGCGGCGTGGGCGTGGCGGGTGCGCTCGGCCGCGTCTGGACCGGAGCCCACGCGGGCGTCGGCGTGCTGGGACTCTTCCAGCGCGCGAAGAGCCTCGATTCGGCACGTCGCCAGCTCATCGACCTGCCCGACACGAGGCTCCGCGCGGGTGCGGGCGCGGCCGTCTTCGCCGCGCTCTCCGCGGAGCTTCCACTCGGCGCACGCGCCGGACTCTTCGCGCGCCTGGGTGGCCACGTGGCACTGACGCGACAGGACGGCGAGCTCCGCCTGAGTCCCGTGCCCACCCTGCTGCTGGGCAGCACGTGGGGCCATTGA
- a CDS encoding RNA polymerase sigma factor: MSEPDDDVDQTEGYYRRYGEAVHRRCRRLLGDEALAWDMTQEVFLRAHAHLRHLRGASSPLSWLLTVADRQCFSVLRRRRTEAASELALRAPAEGSRAAPDDALERWLVDADLVRHVLAHCPEDVQRIVAHRFLDELEQEQIAALLDVSRKTVQRKLQAFFDIARRLLEAPAAVPRKGTALV; encoded by the coding sequence TTGAGCGAGCCGGACGACGACGTCGACCAGACCGAGGGGTACTACCGCCGCTATGGAGAAGCCGTGCACCGGCGGTGCCGACGGCTGCTGGGTGACGAGGCGCTGGCGTGGGACATGACGCAGGAGGTGTTCCTGCGGGCCCATGCGCACCTGCGCCACCTGCGCGGCGCGAGCTCGCCGCTGTCGTGGCTGCTCACGGTGGCGGACCGGCAGTGCTTCTCGGTGCTGCGGCGCAGGCGCACGGAGGCCGCCTCGGAGCTGGCTTTGCGCGCGCCGGCCGAGGGCTCCCGGGCCGCGCCGGATGATGCGCTGGAGCGGTGGTTGGTGGACGCGGACCTGGTGCGCCACGTGCTCGCGCACTGTCCCGAGGACGTGCAGCGCATCGTCGCGCACCGCTTCCTGGACGAGCTGGAGCAGGAGCAGATTGCCGCGCTGCTCGACGTGTCGCGCAAGACGGTGCAGCGCAAGCTCCAGGCCTTCTTCGACATCGCACGGAGGCTGCTGGAGGCACCCGCGGCCGTCCCGAGGAAAGGAACCGCCCTCGTATGA
- a CDS encoding KpsF/GutQ family sugar-phosphate isomerase yields MARAPRSAAKKPRLRALPGRPAAPAPSSDTEATLAYARGVLEAEARAILNVTERLGDSFIRAVGLVRECTGQVVVTGMGKAGHIGQKLSATLASTGIRSVYLHPAEAVHGDLGRVGRGDVILALSNSGSTEELLRLLPAFKRMATPVIALTGDAESPLARGAELVLDIGPIEEACPMGLVPTASTAALHALGDALAMAVLRSRPFGTEDYALLHPGGKLGRSVQRVFELMRSGPANPLVLDTAPLAQVVGVMTKTPGRPGAACVVDKGGKLVGIFTDGDLRRRVEGGLTDFTVPVRDVMGKHPRCVTPETLVLTATTQMRELKVDQLPVVDAEGNAVGLLDVQDLLAAKFV; encoded by the coding sequence ATGGCCCGCGCCCCTCGCTCCGCCGCCAAGAAGCCCCGCCTTCGCGCCCTCCCCGGCCGCCCTGCTGCCCCCGCTCCGTCATCCGACACCGAGGCCACGCTCGCCTACGCGAGGGGCGTGCTGGAGGCCGAGGCCCGCGCCATCCTCAACGTCACGGAGCGCCTGGGGGACTCGTTCATCCGGGCGGTGGGGCTGGTGCGCGAGTGCACGGGCCAGGTGGTCGTCACCGGCATGGGGAAGGCGGGCCACATCGGCCAGAAGCTGTCCGCCACGCTGGCGTCCACGGGCATCCGCTCGGTGTACCTGCACCCGGCCGAGGCCGTGCACGGCGATTTGGGCCGCGTGGGGCGCGGGGACGTCATCCTCGCGCTGTCCAACAGCGGCTCCACGGAGGAACTGCTGCGCCTCTTGCCTGCCTTCAAGCGGATGGCCACGCCCGTCATCGCGCTGACGGGAGACGCGGAGAGTCCGCTCGCGCGGGGCGCGGAGCTGGTGCTGGACATCGGCCCGATTGAAGAGGCGTGCCCCATGGGGCTCGTGCCCACCGCGTCCACCGCGGCGCTGCACGCGCTGGGGGACGCGCTGGCCATGGCGGTGCTGCGCTCGCGGCCCTTCGGCACGGAGGACTACGCGCTGCTGCACCCCGGCGGGAAGCTGGGGCGAAGCGTGCAGCGCGTCTTCGAGCTGATGCGCAGCGGCCCCGCCAATCCGCTGGTGCTGGACACCGCGCCGCTGGCGCAGGTGGTGGGGGTGATGACGAAGACGCCGGGCCGCCCGGGCGCCGCGTGCGTGGTGGACAAGGGCGGCAAGCTGGTGGGCATCTTCACCGACGGAGATTTGCGCCGCCGCGTGGAGGGAGGCCTCACCGACTTCACCGTGCCGGTGCGCGACGTCATGGGCAAGCACCCGCGCTGCGTGACGCCGGAGACGCTGGTGCTCACCGCCACCACGCAGATGCGCGAGCTGAAGGTGGACCAGCTCCCCGTCGTGGACGCGGAAGGAAATGCCGTGGGCCTGCTCGACGTGCAGGACCTGCTGGCCGCGAAGTTCGTCTGA
- the fsa gene encoding fructose-6-phosphate aldolase gives MKFFIDTADVEEIRKAHAMGCVDGVTTNPSLLAKVGRPLEETIREICSIVDGPISAECVSLEADELVKEGRGLAKIHDNVVVKVPMGVEGMKAVKVFTAEGIRTNVTLCFSANQALLAAKAGATYISPFVGRLDDISQDGMELISNILEIYRNYDFTTQVLVASVRNPVHVLQAARMGADVATLPYSVITQLANHPLTDAGIKKFLADWEKVPKASKPPKAG, from the coding sequence ATGAAGTTCTTCATCGACACCGCCGACGTCGAGGAGATCCGCAAGGCCCATGCGATGGGCTGCGTGGACGGCGTCACCACCAACCCGTCGCTCCTCGCCAAGGTGGGGCGGCCCCTGGAGGAGACCATCCGGGAAATCTGCAGCATCGTGGACGGGCCCATCAGCGCCGAGTGCGTCTCGCTGGAAGCGGACGAGCTCGTGAAGGAGGGCCGTGGCCTGGCGAAGATTCACGACAACGTCGTCGTGAAGGTGCCCATGGGCGTCGAGGGCATGAAGGCCGTCAAGGTGTTCACCGCCGAGGGCATCCGCACCAACGTCACCCTCTGCTTCTCCGCCAACCAGGCGCTGCTCGCCGCCAAGGCCGGCGCCACGTACATCTCGCCCTTCGTGGGCCGGCTGGACGACATCTCCCAGGACGGCATGGAGCTCATCTCCAACATCCTGGAAATCTACCGGAACTACGACTTCACCACGCAGGTGCTGGTGGCCAGCGTGCGCAACCCGGTGCACGTCCTCCAGGCCGCCCGCATGGGCGCGGACGTCGCCACGCTGCCCTACAGCGTCATCACCCAGCTCGCCAACCACCCGCTCACCGATGCGGGCATCAAGAAGTTCCTGGCGGACTGGGAGAAGGTCCCCAAGGCCTCCAAGCCCCCGAAGGCGGGCTAG
- a CDS encoding Ig-like domain-containing protein: protein MFRLLKIAGTLVLVAGLTACKSEEPDDTNTGGIYLNVGVTPATINDQGQTTSVRVTARDANGKDGTGEVTLTAAAGSFDNDSKSVTLTLSGGKASTNFRCLRSQDTGCQLTVSISAEWGEESDVAVLQVVTQTTTTDAGSDAGTGSDAGTGTDAGTTGTPPGPPANLVYQSASTLPQLGIRSSNLNTSTPVSFVVVDLNQRPVPGVTVSFDVRGVGGATVAPVTATTDADGKATTTLQSGDEVGIATVRATVANPVLTAVSLGTPIVGARPSDEGFAVECKQVNLAANASETPPRKDLSTDCTAQLVDRFRNPVTLKTSVSWYAEAGSIGSPVSTDGSGTGTGGGTGSSTEPGRVVTKFSTAGKWPPVDVDPLVRSPPLDNEPTNGARNPRDMLVTIIAVTSGEEAFYDGSGTSNGVKNGKWDVGEWFVDVPEPFVDENDNQVYDLGEPFIDTERVDCATGQRQAKNGRWDGPNGCWDGDIQIWRPTHVLYSGFATIVGNAKVTGLSAAGKTYAKGSGSALYPLLMSDAYLNPISPDSASISVDLTTSKGSAEIVSVDPTLNGRHYGVSIAHKLLETQTSAQTPGYTFGDPCDPSKPVAAGSTADKARCMRKYELSGFKSGNTATLKVTAAPGTDTLPAEQGSVAVAYENEYSGVIFEVPVTIN from the coding sequence ATGTTTCGTTTGTTGAAGATTGCCGGCACCCTGGTGCTGGTCGCGGGGCTTACTGCGTGTAAGTCGGAAGAACCCGATGACACCAACACGGGTGGCATCTACCTCAACGTCGGCGTGACGCCGGCCACCATCAATGACCAGGGCCAGACGACGAGCGTCCGGGTCACCGCGCGGGACGCCAACGGCAAGGACGGCACGGGTGAGGTGACGCTCACCGCCGCGGCCGGCTCCTTCGACAATGACAGCAAGAGCGTGACGCTGACGCTGAGCGGCGGCAAGGCCAGCACCAACTTCCGCTGTCTGCGCTCGCAGGACACCGGCTGCCAGCTCACCGTGAGCATCAGCGCGGAGTGGGGCGAGGAGAGCGACGTCGCCGTCCTCCAGGTCGTCACCCAGACGACGACGACGGACGCGGGCAGCGACGCGGGCACCGGCTCGGACGCGGGCACCGGCACCGACGCGGGCACCACCGGGACGCCTCCGGGCCCGCCGGCCAACCTCGTGTACCAGTCCGCCAGCACCCTGCCGCAGCTCGGCATCCGCTCCTCCAACCTGAACACGTCCACGCCGGTGTCGTTCGTGGTGGTGGACCTGAACCAGCGCCCCGTCCCGGGCGTCACCGTCAGCTTCGACGTGCGCGGCGTGGGCGGCGCCACCGTGGCCCCGGTGACGGCCACCACGGACGCGGACGGCAAGGCCACCACCACCCTCCAGTCCGGTGACGAGGTGGGCATCGCCACCGTGCGCGCCACCGTGGCCAACCCCGTGCTGACGGCCGTGTCGCTGGGCACGCCCATCGTCGGCGCGCGTCCTTCCGACGAGGGCTTCGCGGTGGAGTGCAAGCAGGTCAACCTGGCCGCCAACGCGTCGGAGACGCCGCCGCGCAAGGACCTCTCCACCGACTGCACCGCGCAGCTCGTGGACCGCTTCCGCAACCCCGTCACCCTGAAGACCAGCGTGAGCTGGTACGCCGAGGCCGGCTCCATCGGCAGCCCGGTCTCCACCGATGGCAGCGGCACCGGCACCGGCGGCGGCACGGGCAGCAGCACGGAGCCCGGCAGGGTCGTCACCAAGTTCAGCACGGCGGGCAAGTGGCCGCCGGTCGACGTGGACCCCCTCGTGCGTTCCCCTCCCCTCGATAACGAGCCCACCAACGGCGCCCGCAACCCGCGTGACATGCTCGTCACCATCATCGCCGTCACCTCGGGCGAGGAGGCCTTCTACGACGGCTCGGGTACCTCCAACGGCGTGAAGAACGGCAAGTGGGACGTGGGCGAGTGGTTCGTGGACGTGCCCGAGCCCTTCGTCGACGAGAACGACAACCAGGTCTACGACCTGGGCGAGCCGTTCATCGACACCGAGCGCGTGGACTGCGCCACCGGCCAGCGCCAGGCGAAGAACGGCCGCTGGGACGGCCCCAACGGCTGCTGGGATGGTGACATCCAGATCTGGCGCCCCACCCACGTCCTCTACTCGGGCTTCGCCACCATCGTCGGCAATGCCAAGGTGACCGGGCTGTCCGCCGCCGGCAAGACGTACGCCAAGGGCTCCGGCTCCGCGCTCTACCCGCTGCTCATGTCGGACGCGTACCTGAACCCCATCTCCCCGGACAGCGCCTCCATCTCCGTGGACCTCACCACCTCCAAGGGCAGTGCGGAAATCGTCAGCGTCGACCCGACGCTGAACGGCCGTCACTACGGGGTGAGCATCGCCCACAAGCTCCTGGAGACGCAGACCAGCGCCCAGACGCCGGGCTACACCTTCGGCGACCCGTGTGACCCGAGCAAGCCCGTGGCGGCGGGCAGCACGGCGGACAAGGCGCGCTGCATGCGCAAGTACGAGCTGTCGGGCTTCAAGAGCGGCAACACGGCGACCCTGAAGGTGACCGCCGCGCCTGGGACCGACACGCTGCCCGCAGAGCAGGGCTCGGTCGCCGTGGCGTACGAGAACGAGTACTCGGGCGTCATCTTCGAGGTCCCGGTGACCATCAACTGA
- a CDS encoding acyl-CoA dehydrogenase family protein — MEFQLTDNQRALQEAARKYAREVVRPKAAHYDETATFPRDLLSTAWELGLLNMAIPAEYGGVGLSHLEQVIVAEELSWGCAGVATSIIANDLANLPIILHGTEEQKKRLLGHFSERVKFSSFCLTEPEAGSDVASMQTTAVRDGDHYVLNGAKCFITNGGQAEQYTVFATVDKAKKHKGITCFVVEGRPKGLTPSKHENKMGQRASETVSLTFEDVRVPVANRIGEEGQGFAVAMSTLDNSRPLTAMFSVGIARAALEYSMEYASQRKTFGKPIIEHQAIQFMIADMAMNTHAARMLTYESAWLLDEGKRNTLQSSYAKCFAADMAMKVATDAVQVYGGYGYIKDYPVEKLMRDAKLIQVYEGTSQVQRLVIARELFK; from the coding sequence ATGGAATTCCAGCTCACCGACAACCAGCGCGCACTCCAGGAGGCCGCGCGCAAGTACGCCCGCGAGGTGGTGCGCCCCAAGGCCGCCCACTACGACGAGACGGCCACCTTCCCCCGGGACTTGCTGTCCACCGCGTGGGAGCTGGGCCTCTTGAACATGGCCATCCCCGCCGAGTACGGCGGCGTGGGCCTGTCCCACCTGGAGCAGGTCATCGTCGCGGAGGAGCTGAGCTGGGGCTGCGCGGGCGTGGCCACGTCCATCATCGCCAATGATTTGGCCAACCTGCCCATCATCCTCCACGGCACGGAGGAGCAGAAGAAGCGCCTGTTGGGCCACTTCTCCGAGCGGGTGAAGTTCAGCTCCTTCTGCCTCACCGAGCCCGAGGCCGGCAGCGACGTGGCCAGCATGCAGACCACCGCCGTGCGCGACGGTGACCACTACGTGCTCAACGGCGCCAAGTGCTTCATCACCAACGGTGGCCAGGCCGAGCAGTACACGGTGTTCGCCACGGTGGACAAGGCGAAGAAGCACAAGGGAATCACCTGCTTCGTGGTGGAGGGCCGTCCCAAGGGCCTCACGCCCAGCAAGCACGAGAACAAGATGGGCCAGCGCGCCAGCGAGACGGTGTCGCTGACGTTCGAGGACGTGCGCGTCCCGGTGGCCAACCGCATCGGCGAGGAGGGCCAGGGCTTCGCCGTGGCCATGTCCACGCTGGACAACAGCCGCCCGCTGACGGCCATGTTCTCCGTGGGCATCGCCCGCGCCGCGCTCGAGTACTCCATGGAGTACGCCAGCCAGCGCAAGACGTTCGGCAAGCCCATCATCGAGCACCAGGCCATCCAGTTCATGATCGCCGACATGGCCATGAACACCCACGCCGCCCGCATGCTCACCTACGAGTCCGCGTGGCTGCTGGACGAGGGCAAGCGCAACACCCTCCAGTCGAGCTATGCCAAGTGCTTCGCCGCGGACATGGCCATGAAGGTCGCCACCGACGCGGTGCAGGTGTACGGCGGCTACGGCTACATCAAGGACTACCCCGTGGAGAAGCTGATGCGCGACGCCAAGCTCATCCAGGTCTACGAGGGCACCAGCCAGGTGCAGCGGCTCGTCATCGCTCGCGAACTGTTCAAGTAG
- a CDS encoding electron transfer flavoprotein subunit beta/FixA family protein, with the protein MKILVTAKRVEDPESKIKVKPDGSGIVQEGLKYKINPFDEIGVEEGLRLVAKHQGEVVVVSIGGKEVQEQLRHALAMGAHRAVWVNHTGPLDQLGIAGLLQKVVEKEKPDLVVLGKQSIDDDQNQVGQYLAEFLGWGQATFASKVESLESEQEKNKVPALVVGADGKTVRVVREVDNGLATLECQLPAIVTTDLRLNQPRYASLPGIMKAKSKPIEELTPDKLGVDVTPKIQVLKMSAPPARKAGIKVADVPALVEKLHNEAKVV; encoded by the coding sequence GTGAAGATCCTCGTCACCGCCAAGCGCGTGGAAGACCCCGAGTCGAAAATCAAGGTCAAGCCCGATGGCTCGGGCATCGTCCAGGAGGGGCTCAAGTACAAGATCAACCCCTTCGACGAGATTGGCGTCGAGGAGGGGCTGCGCCTCGTCGCGAAGCACCAGGGTGAAGTGGTGGTGGTGTCCATTGGCGGCAAGGAGGTGCAGGAGCAGCTCCGGCACGCCCTCGCCATGGGCGCCCACCGCGCGGTGTGGGTGAACCACACCGGCCCCCTGGACCAGCTCGGCATCGCCGGCCTGCTCCAGAAGGTCGTGGAGAAGGAGAAGCCGGACCTCGTCGTCCTCGGCAAGCAGTCCATCGACGATGACCAGAACCAGGTGGGCCAGTACCTCGCCGAGTTCCTGGGCTGGGGCCAGGCGACGTTCGCCTCCAAGGTGGAGTCGCTGGAGAGCGAGCAGGAGAAGAACAAGGTCCCCGCGCTCGTCGTCGGCGCCGACGGCAAGACGGTGCGCGTGGTGCGTGAGGTGGACAACGGGCTGGCCACCCTGGAGTGCCAGCTGCCCGCCATCGTCACCACCGACCTGCGCCTCAACCAGCCGCGCTACGCCAGCCTCCCCGGCATCATGAAGGCCAAGAGCAAGCCGATTGAGGAGCTGACGCCGGACAAGCTGGGCGTGGACGTCACCCCGAAGATTCAGGTGCTGAAGATGTCGGCGCCCCCCGCGCGCAAGGCGGGCATCAAGGTCGCCGACGTGCCGGCCCTGGTGGAGAAGCTCCACAACGAGGCGAAGGTCGTCTGA
- a CDS encoding electron transfer flavoprotein subunit alpha/FixB family protein: protein MPIVLIIAEQQPDGHLRKATFNAIAAGKQLAEKAGGELHIALVGKDPAKVADELKATGAKAVHVGAAPELEHYLAETYAPALAALATDIKADYVGMASTAQGKDLMPRLAARLKAAMATDVMGFNGSGADVTFTRPMWAGNVFAEVKLTTPVKVFSLRATEFSAAAGSQGAAEVKTFTPKVEASKTKYVDFKEVKSARPELTEARVVVSGGRGTKGDFKEIEALADELGAAVGASRAVCDAGWVPNDLQVGQTGKVVAPALYIAAGISGAIQHLAGMKSSKTIVAINKDPEAPIFQVADYGIVADLFKVLPELRSELAKLK, encoded by the coding sequence ATGCCAATCGTTCTCATCATCGCCGAGCAGCAGCCGGACGGGCACCTTCGCAAGGCCACCTTCAACGCCATCGCCGCGGGCAAGCAGCTCGCGGAGAAGGCCGGCGGCGAGCTGCACATCGCCCTCGTGGGCAAGGACCCCGCGAAGGTCGCCGACGAGCTCAAGGCCACCGGCGCCAAGGCCGTGCACGTGGGCGCCGCCCCCGAGCTGGAGCACTACCTCGCCGAGACGTACGCCCCGGCCCTGGCCGCGCTGGCCACGGACATCAAGGCGGACTACGTGGGCATGGCCTCCACGGCGCAGGGCAAGGACCTGATGCCGCGCCTGGCCGCCCGCCTCAAGGCCGCCATGGCCACGGACGTCATGGGCTTCAACGGCAGCGGGGCCGACGTCACCTTCACCCGTCCCATGTGGGCCGGCAACGTCTTCGCCGAGGTGAAGCTCACCACGCCGGTGAAGGTGTTCTCGCTGCGCGCCACCGAGTTCTCCGCGGCCGCGGGCAGCCAGGGCGCCGCCGAGGTGAAGACCTTCACCCCGAAGGTGGAGGCCTCCAAGACGAAGTACGTCGACTTCAAGGAAGTGAAGAGCGCCCGCCCCGAGCTGACCGAGGCGCGCGTGGTGGTCTCCGGCGGCCGCGGCACCAAGGGCGACTTCAAGGAGATTGAGGCCCTGGCGGACGAGCTGGGCGCCGCGGTGGGCGCGTCCCGCGCGGTGTGCGACGCGGGCTGGGTGCCCAACGACTTGCAGGTCGGCCAGACGGGCAAGGTGGTGGCCCCGGCGCTCTACATCGCGGCCGGCATCAGCGGCGCCATCCAGCACCTGGCGGGCATGAAGTCCTCGAAGACCATCGTCGCCATCAACAAGGACCCCGAGGCCCCCATCTTCCAGGTGGCGGACTACGGAATCGTGGCGGACCTCTTCAAGGTCCTGCCCGAGCTGCGCAGCGAGCTGGCCAAGCTGAAGTAG
- a CDS encoding cytochrome c oxidase assembly factor Coa1 family protein: MDTVPEGSHVPQRGWWSRNWKWVVPVGCLGALASCGCLGIGIAWFAYSSVSKMGAYTEAVSLATSDEQVRHELGTPIDPGLPRHSSVNSVNGRTEARFDIPLDGPQADGTLHVDAEQPESGAEWHYRTLSVELQDGRVIDLREDAEPGDEQEPDEEDGQPLPPPTPKPPVPPEPPFGAEPPGRGSGTPDDDKGNNDIEL, translated from the coding sequence ATGGACACGGTGCCCGAGGGTTCTCACGTCCCGCAGCGGGGCTGGTGGAGTCGCAACTGGAAGTGGGTGGTGCCCGTGGGCTGCCTGGGGGCCCTGGCCTCGTGTGGCTGCCTGGGCATCGGCATCGCGTGGTTCGCCTACTCGTCGGTGTCGAAGATGGGGGCGTACACGGAGGCGGTGTCGCTGGCCACCAGCGACGAGCAGGTACGGCATGAATTGGGCACGCCCATCGACCCCGGCCTGCCCCGGCACTCCTCGGTGAACTCCGTCAACGGCCGCACCGAGGCCCGCTTCGACATCCCCCTCGACGGCCCCCAGGCGGACGGCACCCTGCACGTGGACGCGGAGCAGCCGGAGTCCGGCGCCGAGTGGCACTACCGCACCCTCTCCGTGGAGCTGCAGGACGGCCGCGTCATCGACCTGAGAGAGGACGCGGAGCCCGGTGACGAGCAGGAGCCCGACGAGGAGGACGGACAGCCCCTTCCGCCGCCCACGCCCAAGCCGCCTGTCCCTCCCGAGCCCCCTTTCGGCGCCGAGCCTCCCGGGCGCGGCTCGGGCACGCCGGACGACGACAAGGGCAACAACGACATCGAGCTGTAG
- a CDS encoding GNAT family N-acetyltransferase codes for MPSRKTPSIHVLLGVLEALPPGQRLWVHGVGACLAPLLRGGDAVRVLRCGPGALERGDVALLRQGRKLVAQVVVSTRPWRTAPLLGGADAPGGVTLGRVVAVKRGRWVVPLPRPFRPALWMTQRTLAAVWARPGGRVVYRRVRDFFFSGWSRPFRRRLVGPLEVRLLRADDLDALLVFAGERLVVSTGFLRRQLRERWGLDASERRGAAAGAFDAEGRIRGFAWVDSYRQEALPLDGVWVRSLVVAPQARRMGVATRLLECLMAEARRQGEPRIQADVDDDNVASLHTFAGLGFRPAPPELTRRTNQAWDAAGRAKALVVLERELTP; via the coding sequence ATGCCGTCGCGGAAAACCCCCTCCATCCATGTGCTGCTGGGCGTCCTGGAGGCCCTGCCTCCCGGGCAGCGGCTGTGGGTGCACGGCGTGGGGGCCTGCCTCGCGCCCCTCCTGCGCGGTGGGGACGCGGTGCGCGTGCTGCGCTGCGGGCCCGGGGCGCTGGAGCGGGGGGACGTGGCGCTCCTGCGGCAGGGCCGCAAGCTGGTGGCGCAGGTGGTGGTGTCCACGCGGCCGTGGCGGACGGCCCCGCTGCTGGGGGGCGCGGACGCGCCGGGCGGGGTGACGCTGGGGCGGGTGGTGGCGGTGAAGCGCGGCAGGTGGGTGGTGCCGCTGCCCCGGCCCTTCCGGCCGGCGTTGTGGATGACGCAGCGGACCCTGGCGGCGGTGTGGGCCCGGCCCGGCGGCCGGGTAGTCTACCGGCGCGTGCGGGACTTCTTCTTCTCCGGCTGGTCACGGCCCTTCCGGCGCCGGCTCGTGGGGCCGCTGGAGGTGCGGCTCCTGCGGGCCGATGATTTGGACGCGCTGCTCGTCTTCGCGGGCGAGCGGCTGGTGGTGTCCACCGGCTTCCTGCGCCGCCAGCTCCGTGAGCGGTGGGGGCTGGACGCGTCCGAGCGCCGGGGCGCCGCCGCCGGGGCCTTCGACGCGGAGGGGCGCATCCGCGGCTTCGCGTGGGTGGACTCCTACCGCCAGGAGGCGCTGCCACTGGATGGCGTCTGGGTGCGCTCGCTGGTGGTGGCGCCGCAGGCCCGGCGGATGGGCGTGGCCACGCGGCTGCTGGAGTGCCTCATGGCCGAGGCGCGGCGCCAGGGCGAGCCCCGCATCCAGGCGGACGTGGACGACGACAACGTCGCTTCGCTGCACACCTTCGCGGGGCTGGGCTTCCGGCCCGCGCCGCCGGAGCTGACCCGAAGGACGAACCAGGCCTGGGACGCGGCGGGCCGGGCCAAGGCCCTGGTCGTCCTGGAGCGTGAACTGACGCCGTGA